DNA from Sulfurimonas gotlandica GD1:
AAAATTAATACTGTCGCTGATAATAAAGCTGCTATTGTCTTTGTCATATCTCTTTTGCTCCTAAACCAATCATAATTTCGATAATCTCTTTATCTAAATCTTCAACTGATTTATTCATAACTTCATCTTTCATATTCAGTACAGCAGTCCAATTTGCAAGCTTTGGCATACCAATTATTAATTTATTTGAATCTTTCTCTATGTACATATACATTGAACAAGGAGCAAAGGCACCAGCATCTGGACGACCTTTATTAAAAATATTATACGAGTAAGTAAAGTGGCATAAAGAGTAAACAAAATATGCGTCATATTTACCGAAGTCTAATTCTAAGTCATTATAAGACTCTTTGAAATTTTTATAACCGGCAATGATATATTTCTTCTCTTCGAATGCAGCCTCAAAATTTCCTTGAAACTCATCAATATATTCAGTTAAATCAGCAGGTCTGTCGAATGTAATCTCAAAATTCATCATCGGAGTTGCTGGAAGAGTTGTATACTCAGTTGTCTCAACTTTTCCGCCTATCTCTTTTTGCACTAACTCATCAAGAGCAGGAAACATTGCTGCAAATTTTGTTCTAACAGCTGCATCTTTCACGCCAACAATATCTAGCATTACTGTTGGTGCCAAATGTCCAACATAAGTTTTATTTTCATTTTTCTTTTTGTATACATGAAGATTAAAAGGAGAAAAACCACCAAGTTCTGGATTTGTAATAAGAAGTTCTCTTAATTTAACATCATTGGCGATAGAGAAAAAACCAAGATTATCTAAAGTCTCTTCCCATGCTGAATCATAAGCATCGTTAGGCTTGCCATCATCTAAAGTTTTTGACCCATACTTCTTTTTATATGCATCATTAATTCTCTCGTGTGGATCAGAAAGTACAAAACCTACACTCCCAATTTTTTTATTAATCATACTGTTGTATTGCGCTTCTGCATTTCCATCAACTACATTAAATCTAGTTGCTTCTGCACCAAAAGCAATAGTCGCTATAGTTGATAACACTAGTGCTGTTTTAAGAAGTTTTTTTATCATTTGATTTCCTTAATTAAATTATTTGTGAAGCTTATCACAATATTATCACAAATTTCTGTAATTATTGTATCATAAAAAGTTATGATATATGCAAATTTTATATGTCAAATAATGATTATTTATAAAGGGTGTAAAAACAGGATGTCGCCAAAAAAGGCGACATTTAGAATGAAGAAGAATTTATGTTTTTCTAGTGATTAGAATGCGTAGTTTAAAGCTACAGTTAAAGCTGTCTGTGAATGTTTAACTGTAGTTTCTCTTGTTCCTGGACTAGGAGCATTTGATGCAGTTACAGTCTGACTAACTTCTGGAGAATAAACATAAGCTAAATCTATAGAAGTAGTTTTACTAGCATTGAATGTACCACCAATAGTAATATGAGACTCAACTATACCAGGAAAACCTAATAAATTCAACGTATTTATTGCTGTATTAGCAACACCTTGATCAGTAATTGGACTCTTAGCATAGTTATAACCAGCACGTGCTGCCCATCCACTTGTAGCATACTCGTAACCTAATACATATACACTCTGATCATCCCATTTAAAGTCTTTATAACCTTTTGCATCTGACCATTTAATTTGCTTATAATCGAAAGCAATAGTATGCTCTTTCATTTTATAACTAATACCAACGCCTATTTCGGCAGGTGTAGATAATTCATCACCAAGTGTTAAACCAAAAAGAGTACCTGCACCAGATAATACACCATTATAATTCATATCTATTTGTGATTTATAAGTAGCACCAATTGTTGCACCAGCAATTTCATAAGCTAATCCTAGGTTATAACCAAACTGTAAGTCTTGAGCTACACCTGTCCCAAATTTTCCAGCTGTTGTTCCGTTTGTATTATAATCAATATCTAATGCACCATATTGTAAAAGTGGTGTAAGAGCTACGCTGAAGTTATTCATAGTATATGCTAGTGGCACACCAAACTGCATTAATTGTAAGTTAGTAACCATTTTAAAATTAGCTTGTTCTGTTCTATAGTCAACACCCATACCAGCAGTTCCCCACATTCCAATACCCCAATAAAAGTTATCATTAACTTTACTTGCTATAGAAACAGAAGGAATAACATTCATGTCTGCCTTACTATCTTTTGAACCAGCTCCACCACCATTATCAAAAGAAACTTTTGGCATGAATATCGTACCACCAAAAGACATTTCAGTATTTTCTACAGAAGTAATTAAAGCAGCATTTGCTAAAGCAGATTCAGCACCATGAGCTACACCAATACCAGCTCCACCCATACCACGTGCTTTAGCACCAACACCAATTAGATTTGAACCATTTGTTGCGAATGCAGATGTTGCACCTAAAGCTAATGCAGCTACTAGAGCTAACTTAATTGTTTTTTTCATTTTCTCTCCTACGAGTAATATAAGTATTTAAAATAGATAAACTATTTCATCTGCAAGCATTATAGGAGAGTTAAATTTAACTAAGTCTTAAAAAAAAAATTAGTTATATAAAAAATTATTATAAAATTTATATGAAAATAGATTATAATAATACAATAATATGTAAAAGATAATATAAACATATTATTGTATAGTTTAATGATATTATTATAAGTTTTTTATATGATTTATTATTAAAAGTATAATATATATAAAATATAAAATTTGTGATAATTTTATGGCACTGTGTACAATTGTAACAATATTATCACAATTAAGTTACAAAACAGTAACAAAACTATCTGTAGTAACATTTATGTGATGGAAACGATCAAAAACATACAATAAAATAGGTTATTCAAAGTTATATAATGTATTAAAGTAAGTAAATGTAAAAGAAATGAATAAATCATGCTAAAGATAAATTGGATTGATTAAGTAAAGAAGAGAAAGTAAAATTGATCAACTAGGCAGCGACCTACGTTTCCAATCCTGCAAGGATCAGTATTATCAGCGATGAGAGGCTTAGCTTCTGGGTTCGGAATGGAGCCAGGCGTTTCCCTCTCTCTATAGCCACCTAGACAATCAAGTAAAAAGACACCTAGATGTTCTTTTACTTGACTGTATTGAGTCAATAAAGGGGTATTAATGATTTCTCATTAAGTTATGATTGTCGTGTGTCGTATGCCATTTCAAAGCATAGGACTAAAGTCAACATGTTTTTTCTAAATAACTATATGTATATTATGTAATACACTAAACAAGGTAGTGAACTAAAAAAAGACAAACGTACTATTAGTACTGGTCAGCTAAACAGATTACTCTGCGTACACACCCAGCCTATCAAGCTTGTAGTCTTCAAGCGTACTTCAGGGAACGTTCATCTTAAAGTTGGCTTCCCGCTTAGATGCTTTCAGCGGTTATCTCATCCATGCGTAGCTACCCAGCGATGCTCTTGGCAGAACAACTGGTGCACCAGTGGCATGTCCAACCCGGTCCTCTCGTACTAGGGTCAGCTCTCTTCAACGTTCCTACGCCCACGGAAGATAGGGACCGAACTGTCTCACGACGTTCTGAACCCAGCTCGCGTACCGCTTTAAATGGCGAACAGCCATACCCTTGGGACCTGCTCCAGCCCCAGGATGCGATGAGCCGACATCGAGGTGCCAAACCTCCCCGTCGATGTGAGCTCTTGGGGGAGATCAGCCTGTTATCCCCGGCGTACCTTTTATCCTTTGAGCGATGGCCCTTCCACACAGAACCACCGGATCACTATGACCGTCTTTCGACTCTGCTCGACTTGTATGTCTTACAGTCAGTCCGGCTTGTGCCATTATACTCTACGGTGGATTTCCAACCCACCTGAGCCGAACTTTGTAAGCCTCCGTTACTTTTTAGGAGGCGACCGCCCCAGTCAAACTACCCACCAGACATTGTCCTCGCACGAGATAATCGTACGGAGTTAGCTATCAGAATATTCAAGGGTGGTATCTCAAGGATGCCTCATCTACAACTGGCGTCGTAGAATCAATGGCTCCCACCTATCCTGCACATGAATATCCCAATAGCAGTGTCAAGCTATAGTAAAGGTGCACGGGGTCTTTCCGTCTTTCCGCGGGTAGGAGGAATTTTCACCTCCACTACAATTTCACTGGATCCCTGGTTGAGACAGCTCCCATCTCGTTACGCCATTCATGCAGGTCGGTATTTAACCGACAAGGAATTTCGCTACCTTAGGACCGTTATAGTTACGGCCGCCGTTTACTTGTGCTTCATTTCATGCCTTCGCAAAGCTAAGCAATCCATTTAACATTCAAGCACCGGGCAGGCGTCACACCCTATACATCCTCTTACGAGTTAGCAGAGTGCTGTGTTTTTGGTAAACAGTCGGGAGGGACACTTTGCTGCGACCCTTATTCGCTTTGGAGAGTAAATCTCCTAACAAACAGGGCACACCTTATACCGAAGATACGGTGCTAGTTTGCAGAGTTCCTTAACCAGGGTTCATCCACGCGCCTTAGAATACTCATCTCACCCACCTGTGTTGGTTTACGGTACGGGCAACGGTTGTTCTCGTTTAGAGGCTTTTCTCGGCACGACAGTATCATCGATTCCAAGCGCTATCCGAAGATATTGCTCGGCCTGTAAGATCTCGGTCTCATGAGAAGCGGATTTGCCTACTTCTCGACCTACGTCCTTCGACCCGCTATTCCATCAGCGAGCTCGATTAACTCTATGCGTCCCCCCATCACTCAAACGAACAACCGTCGGTATCGGAATATTAACCGATTTGCCATCGTCTACCCCTTTCGGACTCGACTTAGGTCCCGACTAACCCTACGATGACGAGCATCGCGTAGGAAACCTTGGGTTTACGGCGAAGGGAATTCTCATCCCTTTTCTCGCTACTCATGCCTGCATGCTCACTTCCATCCGCTCCAGCACTCCTTACCGGTGTACCTTCAACGCTGAATGGAACGCTCTCCTACCACTTGAGATAAATCTCAAATCTAGAGCTTCGGTGCTTGTCTTAGCCCCGTTATATTTTCGGCGCAGAATCGCTAGACCAGTGAGCTGTTACGCTTTCTTTAAAGGATGGCTGCTTCTAAGCCAACCTCCTGGTTGTCACAGCAACTCCACATCCTTTTCCACTTAGACAAGACTTTGGGACCTTAGCTGCTAGTCTGGGTTGTTCCCCTCTCGACGATGGATTTTATCACCCACCGCCTGACTCCCGAGGTTACACATGAAGTATTCGGAGTTTGATAGGGTTTGGTACCGCGGTAAGCAGCCCTAGCCCTGTCAGTGCTCTACCCCTTCATGCTAATGCTCGAGGCTATACCTAAATATATTTCGGAGAGAACCAGCTATCACTAAGTTTGATTGGCCTTTCACCCCTATCCACAAGTCATCGGAAAAGTTTTCAACCTTTACCCGTTCGGTCCTCCACTGGCTCTTACACCAGCTTCAACCTGCTCATGGATAGATCACTTAGTTTCGGGTCTGCAGCATCTGACTAATTCGCCCTATTAAGACTCGCTTTCGCTACGGCTTCTCGTTCGATTAACCTTGCCAGATACCACAACTCGCAGGCTCATTATGCAAAAGGCAGTCCGTCACACTTGTCTTACGACAATAGTGCTCCGAATGATTGTAAGCCATAGGTTTCAGGTTCTATTTCACTCCGCTCACCGCGGTCCTTTTCACCTTTCCCTCACGGTACTTGTTCGCTATCGGTCTAGTAGTAGTATTTAGGGTTGGAGGGTGGTCCCCCCATATTCAGTCAAGATAACACGTGTCCCGACCTACTCGTTCGTTAATCTAGTACCATATAAATGTTTTCGGTTACAGGAGTATCACCCTCTATGCTCACTCTTTCCAAAGTGTTCACCTAACAAATATATTATCACTAACAGCCCTAATCCCATTTCGCTCGCCGCTACTTTGGGAATCTCGTTTGATTTCTTTTCCTTCAGGTACTGAGATGTTTCACTTCCCTGAGTTCGCCCCCTCGAAAGGGTAACATGATTCGCACCATGCTGGGTTGCCCCATTCAGAAATCCCCGGATCAAAGCTCTTTGGCAGCTCCCCGAGGCTTATCGCAGCCTGATACGTCTTTCATCGCCTCTACTAGCCAAGGCATCCACCTATGGCCCTTAATATCTTTTTTTCTAATTTGCGTTCACTACCTTGTTTAATGTACTTATACATCATCCAAGACAGATCCTGTTGATTTTGTAGTTATTTAGTAATATAATTAATAATTGAATAAATTCTTTTATCTCTTATATATGTTGACTTTAACAATTATAATTTAATGAACTTTTTGGTTTTAAAACCAAATATAAACTCTTATATTTAAGAACTTATATTTGATTTTATCAAAAATGGTGGGCCTACCAGGACTTGAACCTGGGACCTCACCCTTATCAGGGGTGCACTCTAACCAGCTGAGCTATAGGCCCGAATGTACTTTTAATTCAAATGAACTCTGATCACTGAAAACTAAGCAAGTAATAAACTAATAACTAACATCTCTGTGAGATTTTCTTTGTAAGATGATCAAACGAATGATCTCTCTTTACTCTAGAAAGGAGGTGATCCAACCGCAGGTTCTCCTACGGTTACCTTGTTACGACTTCACCCCAGTCGCTAATTCCACCGTAAGTGGTAGCCTCCCGAAGGTTAGCTTCCCAATTTCGGGTGAAATCAACTCCCATGGTGTGACGGGCGGTGAGTACAAGACCCGGGAACGTATTCACCGTAGCATTGCTGATCTACGATTACTAGTGATTCCAGCTTCATGGAGTCGAGTTGCAGACTCCAATCCGAACTGAGAGACGCTTTAAGTGATTGGCTCCACCTCGCGGTATCGCAACACTCTGTACGCCCCATTGTAGCACGTGTGTAGCCCTAGCCATAAGGGCCATGATGACTTGACGTCGTCCTCACCTTCCTCCTCCTTGCGAAGGCAGTCTCCCTAGAGTGCCCAGCTTAACCTGCTGGCAACTAAGGACGAGGGTTGCGCTCGTTGCGGGACTTAACCCAACATCTCACGACACGAGCTGACGACAGCCGTGCAGCACCTGTTTTCAAGCTCCCCGAAGGGCACTCTCTCATCTCTGAAAGATTCTATCAATGTCAAGGCTAGGTAAGGTTCTTCGCGTATCTTCGAATTAAACCACATGCTCCACCACTTGTGCGGGTCCCCGTCTATTCCTTTGAGTTTTAATCTTGCGACCGTACTCCCCAGGCGGAACACTTAATCTGTTAAGTGCATCACCGAGATGACAAGCATCCCGACGACTAGTGTTCATCGTTTAGGGCGTGGACTACCGGGGTATCTAATCCCGTTTGCTCCCCACGCTTTCACGCCTTAGCGTCAGTAATGTTCCAGGAGATCGCCTTCGCTTTCGGTATTCCTAGTGATATCTACGGATTTTACCCCTACACCACTAATTCCATCTCCCCCTCCCATACTCTAGACTCGTAGTTTCAAATGCAGTTCAATGGTTGAGCCATTGGATTTCACATCTGACTTACAAGCCCGCCTACGCGTCCTTTACGCCCAGTGATTCCGAGTAACGCTTGCACCCTCCGTATTACCGCGGCTGCTGGCACGGAGTTAGCCGGTGCTTATTCATGAGCTACCGTCATTTTCTTGACTCATAAAAGGAGTTTACACACCGAAATGCGTCATCCTCCACGCGGCGTTGCTGCATCAGGGTTTCCCCCATTGTGCAATATTCCTCACTGCTGCCTCCCGTAGGAGTCTGGTCCGTGTCTCAGTACCAGTGTGGCGGATCATCCTCTCAAACCCGCTACCCGTCATTGCCTTGGTGAGCCATTACCTCACCAACAAACTGATGGGATATAGACTGATCTCGAAGCGAAAAAACGTTTCCCGACTAAACTTGAGTTTAGAAGGAGTATCCAGTATTAATCATCGTTTCCAATGGCTATCCCGGTCTTCGAGGTACATTAACTATATATTACTCACCCGTGCGCCACTAATCATAAGAGCAAGCTCTTAATCATCGTTCGACTTGCATGTGTTAAGCACGCCGCCAGCGTTCACTCTGAGCCAGGATCAAACTCTCCATAATTGAATTATGTAAAGATCACATTGCTGTGAAATTACTGATCTTTGCCCAAGATTTAAAAATCATTGGCTTTGTTGCCACAAACCGCGTGAACAGTCTGTGGACTTTGTATGTATCTATACTATTGGGATCCATTGCTGGATTCAAATAGAATAGACGGTTGTTGTTAATTAGTTATTTCTAAGTAAACTTATTAATGCCTAATCGCTAACTTGTTTCGTTAGTTATTAAGTCTATTTACTTGCTTAGTTTTCAATGATCTCAAACAATCTCAAAAGCTTCAACTCGAAGTCTCTCTAGGCCTTTTTGACAAGGTCTCTTTGTTTGTGGATGGGAATTATAGGGGGTTGTTGCTTAGAAGAATCTTAATCGGTTGGGAAGTTTCGGAGAAGTTTAAAAGTTGTTTATCTTTTACAATACTTTTTAACATTAGTTATTATTTCCTTACATAAGTATAAAGAAATTAAAAGTATTGTTGCTATGCATTAACTCTTTATATATAGAATTCTTACAAACAATATTATTATGAGGAAAAAATATGGGACTTTATGATCGTGATTATGCAAGAGGTAACTCTTTTGCTTATGAAAGTGCGTCTAAAAGTGACACACAAATCATCTCTTTTGTTAAAGAGACATACAAACTGTTTGCTGCCTCAATGATGGCTGGCGCAGTTGGCGCTTACGTTGGTGTTCCTTTTGCAGGAACTATTGCAGCTTGGTTTATACCACTGTTTATTTTAGAGATTGGTCTTCTTATAGGACTACACTTTGTAAAGCATAAGCCTGGGATTAATCTTATGGTTATGTTTGGCTTTGTATTTATGACAGGATTAATGCTTGCTCCATTACTTGCAAAAACTCTTGGTATGAGCGGTGGTGGTACTATTATTGGTAATGCATTTGCAATGACATCTATAGTATTTGGTGCAATGAGCTTTTATGCTATTAAAACTACAAAAGATTTTACGAGTTATGGTAAACCCTTAATGATTGCTCTAGTTGTAATTATTGGTTTCTCAATTGTAAATATCTTTTTAGGCAATCCAATGCTTAGTGTTCTGATCTCTGGTGCTGTAGTATTTTTATTTAGCATCTTAGTTGTGTATGACACTCAAAACATTATGAAAGGCGCATATGAAACTCCTATTGATGGAGCGATTGCACTTTATTTAGATTTTTTAAATATCTTCACTTCACTACTTCACCTATTCGGCATTTTTGGTAATGACGACTAGCAAACAACTATCACCTGAACTTTTTCGGGTGATAGATGCTAACCTCAACCGCTTAAAAGAAGGCATACGCGTTGTTGAAGATATTATGCGATATCGAGATAATAACAAAGACTTCTCATCTAAACTCAAACAACTTAGACATAAATCTCGCATTGAAGAGATAAATCAACTGCTTACACATAGAGACAGTATTAATGATGTACTTCGTCCAACCACAAAAAGTGAACTTAATCGCACAGACATTAAAAGCATTATTATTGCGAACTTTAAAAGAGCACAAGAGTCTTCTAGAGTTTTAGAAGAGCTTTTCAAGCTTCATAATGCAACTTATAGTGAGAATTTTAAATATATAAGATATGAGTTATATAACTTAGAAAAAGAGATAGTACTTAACGAGAGTGAATAAATACTACTTCGAACTCTAGGTAATTTAGAGGATAGTCCTGCATTAATTTCTTAGTTTGTTTATAATCTAATACTTTTCTTGAACCACTTACTCCACTATTTTTTATGTACTTAAACATATTTCTAGTAGATTCAAACTCTAATTTATATTCTACAATTTCTAACTCAGCATCAAAATACTTCTTTTGAAGTTCATCTATCATTTGTGCACTTCTCAATAGTGGGGTTAGACCTGCTGTTTCATTTAGGGTCTTAAAAGTATTTGCACTGAAGATAGCGAGGGATATAGGAGCATTTAAACTCTTAATATTTTTAAAAACCATATCAAGATTATCTGCCCACTGAAGAGCAGATGCTGAAAATATATAATCATATCTATATGTTAATAGATTTTCAAAAAGAGTAGTATCATTAAAATCACCATAAATACACTCACAGTTTTTTGCCTTTGGATGCAACTCTAGCATTCCAGGAGCAAAGTCGACACCTGTAAAGTGCTTATACTTCCATTTAATACTATTATGCAGTGCTCCACTGCCGCAACCTAAATCTAAAATATTCTTAGGTTTATGTTTGACTTTTTTCAATAGTCTATCTATAACTTTATTTTGAATAACATTATAAGAACCATAATGTTGTGCGTGTTTAGAAAATTCTGAACTTACTCTCATCGCTTGTTAACAATTAATGAAATTATAAAAACTACTAAAACTGATAAGACAATAGTGGCACCAGATGGAAGAGAAAAATAAAAAGAGAGCGT
Protein-coding regions in this window:
- a CDS encoding Bax inhibitor-1/YccA family protein; this translates as MGLYDRDYARGNSFAYESASKSDTQIISFVKETYKLFAASMMAGAVGAYVGVPFAGTIAAWFIPLFILEIGLLIGLHFVKHKPGINLMVMFGFVFMTGLMLAPLLAKTLGMSGGGTIIGNAFAMTSIVFGAMSFYAIKTTKDFTSYGKPLMIALVVIIGFSIVNIFLGNPMLSVLISGAVVFLFSILVVYDTQNIMKGAYETPIDGAIALYLDFLNIFTSLLHLFGIFGNDD
- a CDS encoding methyltransferase domain-containing protein translates to MRVSSEFSKHAQHYGSYNVIQNKVIDRLLKKVKHKPKNILDLGCGSGALHNSIKWKYKHFTGVDFAPGMLELHPKAKNCECIYGDFNDTTLFENLLTYRYDYIFSASALQWADNLDMVFKNIKSLNAPISLAIFSANTFKTLNETAGLTPLLRSAQMIDELQKKYFDAELEIVEYKLEFESTRNMFKYIKNSGVSGSRKVLDYKQTKKLMQDYPLNYLEFEVVFIHSR
- a CDS encoding thiamine-phosphate pyrophosphorylase; the protein is MTTSKQLSPELFRVIDANLNRLKEGIRVVEDIMRYRDNNKDFSSKLKQLRHKSRIEEINQLLTHRDSINDVLRPTTKSELNRTDIKSIIIANFKRAQESSRVLEELFKLHNATYSENFKYIRYELYNLEKEIVLNESE
- a CDS encoding OmpP1/FadL family transporter, encoding MKKTIKLALVAALALGATSAFATNGSNLIGVGAKARGMGGAGIGVAHGAESALANAALITSVENTEMSFGGTIFMPKVSFDNGGGAGSKDSKADMNVIPSVSIASKVNDNFYWGIGMWGTAGMGVDYRTEQANFKMVTNLQLMQFGVPLAYTMNNFSVALTPLLQYGALDIDYNTNGTTAGKFGTGVAQDLQFGYNLGLAYEIAGATIGATYKSQIDMNYNGVLSGAGTLFGLTLGDELSTPAEIGVGISYKMKEHTIAFDYKQIKWSDAKGYKDFKWDDQSVYVLGYEYATSGWAARAGYNYAKSPITDQGVANTAINTLNLLGFPGIVESHITIGGTFNASKTTSIDLAYVYSPEVSQTVTASNAPSPGTRETTVKHSQTALTVALNYAF